A stretch of Leptospira andrefontaineae DNA encodes these proteins:
- the rbfA gene encoding 30S ribosome-binding factor RbfA, with the protein MNPIRKRKIEAETVRTVAMMILAGKVKDPRVHMVSVHRSELSDDSKNLKVYVTAIVTDKKKEKLLAGLNSASGKFAATLSTKLNLRITPRMSFVWDEEYIQGLDESLRLTRKPTNPD; encoded by the coding sequence GTGAATCCGATCCGTAAAAGGAAAATCGAAGCGGAGACGGTTCGGACCGTCGCCATGATGATCCTGGCCGGAAAAGTCAAGGACCCAAGGGTTCATATGGTTTCCGTTCACAGATCGGAGCTCTCGGACGATTCCAAAAATCTAAAGGTGTACGTAACGGCGATCGTAACGGACAAAAAAAAGGAAAAATTACTCGCTGGATTAAATAGCGCCTCGGGTAAATTTGCCGCGACTCTTTCCACAAAACTCAATCTAAGGATCACACCTAGAATGAGTTTTGTTTGGGACGAAGAATATATCCAAGGTTTAGATGAATCCCTCCGACTTACGAGAAAACCAACAAATCCGGACT